A stretch of the Inquilinus sp. KBS0705 genome encodes the following:
- a CDS encoding tetratricopeptide repeat protein, whose translation MKRSAINSVIRLNKLLFFAVAFAIAGCSLEKKSKFNRAMQNLTAHYNILFNANELLREKQESYETSHIDDYTEILSVYRDTIASTGSPDKDLEEVKIKANKIITIKEQSNYLGDAYLLLAKANYLDKNFFDAVEYANYVIRSFPNKTELKQEAEVWKARALLYLHQPADAKAVIDTAEKNINPKKDITPDVYATKLQYDINTREYEDAEQTAKLAIQYSNSKMQRLRLTYILAQLQELNNKPTDAIANYNRVAKSNVIFEMAFNANLNRIRIEDSQNGVKISRADRLRGLLKEENNQDFIDQIYYQIAQLQYADHQVDDALKNYGLSVAKSTKNQNQKGLSYLRLADIYFKDKADYKNAKNYYDSTLLNLSTNYPGYNTIRKKADNLQILADNLQIIAHEDTLQQLAALSDTARAARIDEMVNQQVLQQSAAITAPVNTALQNGGNPQASVPNGSSFYFYNSKAVSQGYTDFKRVWGNRKLEDNWRRSDRSNTDAVANADVIKNVDPDAVTDALNRPPAKVDAANYRQTLQQNLPLTPELMAQSNQRVFNAYLEIANFYRDVLDDKKEAIATYELLLARYPDNDSKPAIYYNLYRLYSESNTAQSDKYKELLLKNYAQTPFAKTILDPEYGKRMNDEDTEFNTLYNKVYDLYAAKQFAQVITNVDALLTQYPDNKLAAQLYYLRAFAAGHQERLAPFTADLQTIVSKYPEDKLITPLVNQHLLYITANQPELAARPIIITDRDDAAFSIPIVYQQQTEYRVPFTGTREIVPDVRKPEPAKVAAKPADKPAVAPPLATAAQTTQTTVTPTTKTEVKVAAPAPSIFNLRDSTNYYFVVTVRSGTTNLASSRFGIGQFNRVNFQDNTIKHQLKNAGPDNQLIYVGRFTSLTNVKDYARAIIPLMPDIMKVPKDKYSFFIITKENLDKLADQKTVDSYIDYYEKTY comes from the coding sequence TTGAAGCGGTCCGCTATTAATTCCGTCATACGTTTAAATAAGCTACTGTTTTTTGCAGTAGCATTTGCCATAGCAGGTTGCTCGCTCGAAAAAAAAAGCAAGTTTAACCGCGCTATGCAGAACCTTACCGCGCATTATAACATCTTGTTTAATGCCAACGAACTGCTGCGCGAGAAGCAGGAAAGCTACGAAACCAGCCACATAGATGATTATACCGAAATTTTAAGCGTTTACCGCGATACCATTGCAAGCACCGGGTCGCCGGATAAGGATTTGGAAGAAGTAAAGATTAAGGCCAACAAGATCATCACCATAAAAGAGCAAAGCAATTACCTTGGCGATGCCTACTTGCTGCTGGCGAAAGCCAACTACCTGGATAAAAACTTTTTTGATGCAGTTGAGTACGCCAATTATGTGATACGTTCGTTCCCCAACAAAACCGAACTTAAGCAGGAGGCCGAGGTTTGGAAAGCCCGTGCCCTATTATACCTGCACCAGCCCGCCGATGCCAAAGCGGTTATTGATACGGCCGAAAAGAATATCAACCCCAAAAAAGATATTACCCCTGATGTATATGCTACCAAACTACAGTATGACATAAACACCCGCGAATATGAAGATGCGGAGCAAACCGCAAAGCTTGCCATACAATACAGCAACAGCAAAATGCAGCGCCTGCGCCTTACCTATATATTAGCGCAATTACAGGAGCTTAATAATAAACCCACCGATGCCATTGCTAACTATAACCGGGTTGCTAAAAGTAATGTGATATTTGAAATGGCCTTTAATGCCAATCTTAACCGCATACGTATTGAGGATAGCCAAAATGGTGTTAAAATTAGCCGGGCCGATAGATTACGGGGTTTATTAAAGGAAGAGAACAACCAGGATTTTATTGACCAGATATATTACCAGATAGCCCAACTGCAATATGCCGACCACCAGGTAGATGATGCGCTTAAAAATTATGGTTTATCGGTAGCTAAAAGCACAAAAAATCAAAACCAAAAGGGTTTGTCGTACTTGCGCCTGGCCGATATCTATTTTAAGGACAAGGCCGATTATAAAAACGCAAAAAATTATTACGATAGCACCCTATTAAACCTGAGCACCAACTATCCGGGGTATAACACTATTCGTAAAAAGGCCGATAACCTGCAAATACTGGCCGATAACCTGCAAATAATTGCCCACGAAGATACTTTGCAACAATTGGCTGCCTTAAGCGATACCGCCCGTGCAGCCCGTATTGATGAAATGGTAAATCAGCAGGTTTTGCAACAGTCGGCGGCTATAACGGCGCCTGTTAACACGGCTTTGCAAAACGGCGGTAACCCGCAGGCCAGCGTGCCTAATGGTAGCAGCTTTTATTTTTATAACAGCAAAGCAGTAAGCCAGGGTTATACTGATTTTAAACGTGTTTGGGGTAACCGCAAGTTGGAAGATAACTGGCGCCGCAGCGATAGGTCAAACACCGACGCCGTCGCTAATGCAGATGTAATAAAAAACGTCGACCCGGATGCTGTAACAGATGCTCTTAACCGCCCGCCTGCTAAGGTAGATGCGGCTAACTACAGGCAAACACTGCAGCAAAACCTGCCGCTAACGCCCGAACTGATGGCACAATCTAATCAGCGTGTATTTAATGCCTACCTGGAGATAGCCAACTTTTACCGCGATGTGCTTGATGATAAAAAGGAAGCCATAGCCACCTACGAATTGTTACTGGCCCGTTACCCCGACAATGACAGCAAACCGGCGATATATTACAACCTATATAGGTTGTATAGCGAAAGCAATACCGCGCAAAGCGATAAGTATAAAGAGCTGTTGTTAAAAAACTACGCACAAACACCTTTTGCCAAAACCATTTTAGACCCCGAATACGGCAAGCGGATGAACGACGAAGACACAGAGTTTAACACCTTATATAATAAGGTATATGATTTATACGCTGCCAAACAGTTTGCGCAGGTAATTACCAATGTAGATGCCTTGCTTACACAATATCCTGATAACAAACTTGCCGCACAGTTATATTATTTACGGGCATTTGCAGCCGGCCATCAGGAAAGGCTTGCCCCTTTTACCGCCGATCTGCAAACGATTGTAAGTAAATATCCCGAGGACAAACTGATAACCCCATTGGTAAACCAGCACCTGTTATATATTACCGCTAACCAGCCCGAACTGGCTGCAAGGCCCATTATTATAACCGACCGCGATGACGCTGCCTTCAGCATCCCGATAGTTTACCAGCAACAAACCGAGTACCGAGTACCTTTTACCGGCACCCGCGAAATAGTACCTGATGTACGCAAGCCCGAGCCTGCAAAAGTTGCTGCAAAACCGGCAGATAAGCCTGCGGTAGCCCCACCATTAGCGACAGCGGCACAAACAACACAAACCACGGTTACCCCTACCACTAAAACAGAGGTAAAGGTTGCTGCACCTGCCCCATCTATTTTTAACCTGCGCGACAGCACTAATTATTATTTTGTGGTTACCGTGCGCTCGGGTACAACTAATTTAGCTTCTTCGCGTTTTGGCATAGGGCAATTTAACCGGGTAAACTTTCAGGATAATACTATAAAGCACCAGCTTAAAAATGCCGGGCCCGATAACCAGCTGATATATGTTGGCAGGTTTACATCCTTAACCAATGTTAAAGATTACGCCAGGGCAATAATCCCGCTAATGCCCGATATTATGAAGGTGCCAAAGGATAAATACAGCTTTTTTATCATTACAAAGGAAAATCTGGATAAATTAGCCGATCAAAAAACTGTGGATAGTTACATAGACTATTATGAGAAAACCTACTAA
- a CDS encoding AtpZ/AtpI family protein, which yields MAKNEQQDNSETGKEVSAYGKYTGMAFQMIVIIGLFSYAGYKIDEATHHSTKWVTAVLSLAGVFISLFIVIRSVKN from the coding sequence ATGGCTAAAAACGAACAGCAAGATAATAGCGAAACAGGCAAAGAGGTTAGTGCTTATGGCAAATACACAGGCATGGCTTTTCAAATGATAGTTATTATTGGCTTATTTTCATATGCCGGATATAAAATAGACGAGGCTACCCACCACTCCACCAAATGGGTAACGGCGGTATTATCGCTTGCCGGGGTTTTTATCTCATTATTCATCGTCATCAGATCTGTAAAAAATTGA
- the atpB gene encoding F0F1 ATP synthase subunit A gives MYNGSILNLKNFKLSLFCAFFVILSAFPALGFSQEKAPDEAAKRFDPKDIIFEHIGDSHSWTMLGEHYLPLPIILYTDKGLEIFSSAKIKEEEKDGKIEQKIYQGGHYSYTLEKDKVKVVDSSGKIDEVATKKVWDFSITRNVASMWMGMLILIVIFSTVSSAYKKRVGKAPKGLQSFLEPIILFVRDDVAVPNIGIKHTKYMPLLLTIFFFILINNLLGLIPIFPGGFNLTGNIAVTLTLSFIILIVINFSGNKYYWKHIFAPDIPFWLYPIMVPVELIGIISKPFALMIRLFANITAGHIIVLSLISLIFIFKTAWMATVSVPFVIFMDTIELLVAFLQAFIFTMLSALFIGMAVEEHAH, from the coding sequence ATGTATAACGGCTCGATTTTGAACTTAAAAAATTTTAAACTTTCGCTCTTTTGTGCGTTTTTTGTGATACTGTCGGCATTTCCGGCCTTAGGCTTTTCGCAAGAAAAGGCCCCTGATGAGGCTGCAAAACGGTTTGACCCAAAAGACATAATCTTTGAACATATTGGCGATTCGCACTCGTGGACAATGTTAGGTGAACATTATTTACCATTGCCTATTATATTATATACTGATAAAGGACTGGAGATATTTTCTTCGGCTAAAATAAAGGAAGAAGAAAAAGACGGTAAAATTGAACAAAAAATTTATCAGGGTGGCCATTATAGTTACACTTTAGAAAAAGATAAAGTGAAGGTTGTAGATTCGAGTGGCAAAATAGATGAGGTTGCCACGAAAAAGGTATGGGACTTTTCTATCACCCGTAACGTTGCTAGTATGTGGATGGGGATGTTGATCCTGATTGTTATATTCAGCACTGTATCATCGGCTTATAAAAAGCGGGTTGGTAAAGCACCAAAGGGGTTACAATCGTTTTTAGAGCCGATTATTTTATTTGTGCGCGATGATGTAGCTGTCCCAAATATTGGTATTAAGCACACTAAGTATATGCCTTTGCTACTTACTATCTTCTTTTTTATATTGATCAATAACCTATTGGGGTTGATACCTATTTTCCCGGGTGGTTTTAACCTGACGGGTAATATTGCGGTAACCTTAACCTTGTCGTTTATTATATTAATAGTTATCAACTTTAGCGGTAATAAATATTATTGGAAGCATATTTTTGCTCCTGATATCCCATTTTGGTTGTATCCTATCATGGTTCCAGTAGAGCTTATTGGTATTATCTCAAAGCCGTTTGCCTTGATGATACGTTTGTTTGCCAATATTACAGCCGGGCACATTATTGTACTAAGCTTAATATCTCTGATATTTATATTTAAAACTGCCTGGATGGCAACTGTATCTGTACCGTTCGTGATTTTTATGGACACTATAGAATTATTGGTAGCATTCCTGCAAGCGTTTATCTTCACTATGCTATCGGCCTTGTTTATAGGCATGGCTGTTGAAGAGCACGCACACTGA
- the atpE gene encoding ATP synthase F0 subunit C, with protein sequence MIAEAATAGVVNLSKLGAIGAGLAVIGAGIGIGQIGGKAVEGIARQPEAASKIQTNMIIAAALVEGVALFAVVVALL encoded by the coding sequence ATGATCGCAGAGGCCGCTACAGCAGGTGTTGTGAATCTTAGTAAACTGGGAGCAATTGGCGCAGGTTTAGCAGTAATCGGAGCCGGTATCGGTATCGGTCAAATTGGTGGTAAAGCCGTTGAAGGTATCGCTCGTCAACCAGAAGCTGCTTCAAAAATCCAAACTAACATGATCATCGCTGCAGCCCTTGTAGAAGGTGTTGCACTGTTTGCTGTGGTAGTTGCATTGCTGTAA